The Sorex araneus isolate mSorAra2 chromosome X, mSorAra2.pri, whole genome shotgun sequence DNA segment gcagaaatcccatctgcacttctatgttcattgcagcactattcccaATAGCCAATATCTAGAAATAACCTAAGTACCTGAGAACAgtcaaatggataaagaaactatgacacatctgCACAATGAGATACTACGCAGCTGtttgaaaaaatgaagtcatgaaacttgtcTATAAGTGGactgacatggagagtatcatgctgagtgaaatgagtcagaggtgagggacagatatagaatgactgcattcctttgtggtacataaaaatagtagaagactaatatccaaggccaaggaaaactGGCGCTGGTTTTCCTTGAGGACTAGTCAATGGTGGGAATCTGgcacaagtatgtgtggggcagagggtaggtaagatatagaagggaccagtatgacaataatagttggaaatgatcacactggacaagaaccgTGTTAAACGTAGGTAATACATGATAACcatttagtatctgtattgcaaaccagaatccCCAAAAgaggtgagaaagagagggaaagagaaagagaaggaaattggCTGCCATAGATGCAGTCTATGTGTTCAGGGGATTGGGGGGTGttgaaaggagggaaactggggacactggtgctggtaaACATACACTGTTGGAGTgatggtgttggagcactgtgactgaaatctaatcatgaacagctttgtaagggtctgtctcacagtgattctattaaaaaatctattaaaaataaatatcttactgaagcgatagtacagtggataaggcctttgccctgcacacagcctaccAGGATTTGACCCCTAGCATcgtatatggtcctctaagcaccaccagagtaatccctaagtgcagagccaggaataagccctgaatgaTGTCGGGTCTGATCCCataaatctttatatatatatatatatatatatataatctattatatatattatctattataCTATTAtctgtaatatacatatatatacatatgcatatatataaacgtTTTACTATAAATGATGAGTGAAAATACGCTTTTGCTTTGCGCTGTCTgtccactgtcctcccgttgtccgttgttcatcgatttgctcaagcaggcaccagtaacgtctccattgtgagacttgttgttactgtttatggcatatcaaatacgccatgagtagctttccaggctctgccgtgtgggtgggatactctcggtagtttgccagtccctccaagagggacggaggaatcgaacttgggtcggctgcatgcaaggcaaacaacctactggctgtgctattgatccGGCCATTATGGGGTTTTTTTAGTTATGTTTTTACATTATGTTTTGAAAAATCCACAAAGATATGCGAGCTAACTGAAAACTTCCATTTGGATAGCATACTCACTTTACTCACTGTCTGAAGGAAATAAGAAACTTCAGTAACCCTCTTTATCTTTTTATACCTTCAGAGAAGGAGCCATCCTGGTGAACACATGGACTGTTGTGCATGTAGTTATCTTAGTTATATGCTGCATATATTGTGGAACATACCTTCGGACTCCTCAGCAATAAGCGAAGCTGATGCTTCCgtaggaagaaaagaagatgtgGAGTCAAGCCAGGTCATCTCAAAAGAGGATGAAAGTAGTGAAGAGACAGTTGTTGAGAGATGTGTAGCTCCAGTGGCTATCAATGGAAATGAGACTCCAGTAACATTGGATGTAGTGGTAGTTATATTTAGAAGGAAATCCTGTGCTGGACTAGGAAGTACTGAATTAGAGGATGCTGATGCATCTGGGATTCTGCTCCAAGCAGATGTTATTGTAGCACTAGTCAGAGGCTTGTAACGAACTGATAATGTGTGATCAGGTGTAAGAGGTGACCTACTCACTTGGCTAAAGGATGAAGGTTGAGATATAGTCTGGGAGTTGACAGTCCTCGTGGTTCTGAAAGATGCCTCAGGAGATTTGGAAATATGTATACTATTATCTGTAATTTTTACAGATGTAGGGAAAGAAGTTGAGAAACCAGTAGGGATAGTGTCCTCTATAGGTGTAGGAGAGGTTTTGGTAAATATGGTGTTTGCCGTGTCAAAGGGTTGCAAAGTAAACTTAGTAAATTGTTGTGTTGGTCTCATGTCAGAAGTCAGAAATGTGGGTTTTGACACCTCTATGGTAGAAGAAGTTATGTGAGGAGTTTTGGATATGGATACCAGAGGAGAAACTGAAGGAAAACTAGATAAGATCCAAGTAAGCATCGGTGAAGCTGTGGGCTTCGAAATTATAGATTCTGATGAGACTGTGATCCCAGGCATTAAAGTTGTTGTTTTCTCCCCAAATGTGTGTTTAATGTCAGGCAAAGTGGTAGGGGTAGATCTTGAAGATATAGATGGATTCTCAGGCATCCCAAGGGTAGGAAAAATTTCTGATGTGGAAATTGATGACATTGATATAATATCTTCACTTATAGTCTGAGAGCTTGAGTGTGTTGACAGAAACCCAGGAACAAGAAAGGAGGTTTCTGTTTCCATCTTGCTGAGTGTAGGTTCATGAGTAGAGGTAGAAATTGGAAATTGAGAATCTTTACTTGTGGAGGCATTCCAAGAAGTCATAATAAGAGACTGGGTATTTCTAGATGTGCTTCTGGCTCCCAAGTCTGGGAATTCAGCCATTTGGGATGTAGGAGGAAGAGAAGTCTTTGTAGAGGAGAGCTCAGTCTCAGTACTATTAGGAGAAAAGTGAAATGATGTCAAAGAAACTGGATCTGTACTGGATGGAGTCCACGAAGGATATGAAATAGATGTGGCATGCTTTGTAAATTCAGCTGTTGTGGTTTTTTCTGACAAAGTCATCTTTTCTGTATTTGAAGAAAAGTAGGTGGTAGTTTTTACACCCTTTGTGGGTCCATGGGTGCTCTTAAATGTAGTGAAAAATGGGTAAACCTGAGTATTTGTGGAAGTATAGAGGTCATCTGAAGAAGTAGATGAAAGCACAGTTTCTGGGGTAGTAGTTCTAGAACAAGGATTTGTGAGAACTGTCCCTCTATTACTGGTTAAAGTGGATTGTAAGCTGTTAGTAATCCCAGATAACATGCCCATAATTGTAGCTTTATCTCCTTGGGATGATTGTTGGGTTGTTGATAAAAGTGGTGAAAATGTGTCTTTTGGAACAGAAGGAATGACTTTGGTAGTCTTAGAACTGAGTAGAGAGGAGTCCATGATACTTGAAAAAGGGGTCACGATCCCAGTCATGCTAATGGTTGGGACATCTGTCGGAGAGGGAAACACTGACTCTGTTGGAGAAGAAAAAGATGTAGCTGTGATCCTGGAGGATACCTCTGACATTTCTGAGGTACTGAATGCAGAGGAAATCATTGTGCTTTTTGAAGTATGTCCAGCAGATGTCACGGGCATAACATCCAATGTAGATGGATTTATGGTCATAGTAGATCTAGGAGCGATTGAAGACAATAAAGTGGAGAACAATCCAACTGTTGTAGAAGAATCAGAAGATACAGCAGGGGGTGAGAAAGTAGAATCATTAACTGACATTGGGTTCATTTCAGACACAGGCCTAGATGTAGCTGTAGAGAGACTTTTCAAACAATCTGGGTGTGTTGTTTTAGAAGACTTAGTCATTAGTATTGGGGATGTGTCAGAAACTCTTTTGGTGGTGAAAGCAGCAACATTAACTGGCGATGAGGACATCTGGTAAATAGGAATGGATGTTTTCATAGAGGTATTTCCAAGAAATACTGTAGGTACATTTCGAGTAGGATGAGTCATAGTGGTCCTATCAGTAGACATCACTGTAAAATTTCCACTAAATAATCCAGCTGTGGAATGAGACAGGAACTCTGAAGAAGTTTGTGcgttttcaaaaacaggagaggCAATGGAAGTCACATCAGGTTGAGTTATAGGTGAAAGGAAGTGTGAAAGTGTTGTCCTGGATGTTGTGGTATCTTTGAATGAACTATCAGAGTATAAGACAGGGCGAGTCACAGATGTGGCACTTGCTATCATTTTGTCAGTACTCTGAGTATATCCTGACAAGACACTCATGCTTCCTTTTTCAGGAGATAATGTGGTGCTTGTGACAGGAACTTGTGAAGAAAGAACTGTTTTCCCAAGACTGGAAGCTGCTTCAGAACTATGTATATCTACTTTGTTACTTGAGGTAGAATTAGGTATAGACTGTGTACTCCCCAGAGTAGGAGATGAAGCCAAAATATGCTCAAGTAGAGTCACAAGTGGACTCTCTGAAGGTGATTTTGTTTGGTTACATGAAATTTTTGTGGTCTTATAAAATCCCGCATCTGTTATTTCCAAGGGTGAAGTATTCTGGGAATCTGAAATAAAAGGATTCTTTGATGTGGGTATTTCTGTCACCGTCACAGTTCTAGGGGTATTTCCTAGAATggtagtcatctgttctttgttAGAAGATAAGGGAGTGGTGCTGGTCACTAATAGCGTGGGAACTGGTGTGCTTACAGGACCTATGGAAAGTTGAGATGTGTGACCACCAACTGAAGCAGTAAACTTGTTGGCAGAGGTATGTGAAGGCATGATATTATCAACAAAGGAAGTTTCTGTGGTGTCAATAACCAAACTAACATCTCCTCCACCACTTAAAGTATATGGAGAGCTGAAAGCATGTGTGGAAGTCTCCTCCACTTGAGATGTGGGTTGGCTTGATATTGGTGTAGACATTGTTGAGGTTCCATGAGTGACAGATACAACTGAAATGTCAGTGAGAAATTTGGAGCAGGGAAGAGTATGTGTATATGGGGTTACTCTGTCAATTGATGAGGAGGGGAGAGTGGTTACAGGCTTAGTTGCCATAGAAGTGACAGGCCTCACTGTCACTGAGGAGATTGGAGTTTCTGTATGAGAAGGAATTGCAGTAGGTGTCATCCTGACAGAGATTATTGTGGCTTCTGAAATGGTGGGAATTGAGTCTCTGTGAGTAGGTTTACGGGTTGTGGACACAGTCTGAGCCAATGGTGGCACTGATGTTGCAGTCACTGTAGCTGTTGAGACATATGAAGGCAGTGATGTAGAAGCAGCTGTGGCCAATGTAGAATATTCAGGTACAGTAACTTTAGACACCTTCAAAGAGGATACAGAAGAGACATTAGCTGAAAGTGAGGACATACGAGTGATAGACACAGGGGTTGCTGAGGAACGGAGAGCTGTAGGCTGTGGAGGCAAGACACCAACAGCTGAAGACATAATCATCCTGTCAGTAGTGGCAAAACTTGTCCCCAATATCCTTGTGGTGGAATCACCAAGGGACTCAGAGAATGTCTGCGTGTTTGTAGAAGTGAGAGATGGAGTTGAATTCTCATCAGGTACACTCCCTGAGACCCAATATGTGGTGAAGGTCTGAGAGGAATTAATGATTTCTTCGGTTCCGTTGTGTGAACTATTAAGTGTGGTTTTCACTGATTTTGTAGAAAGCCAactttctctcacttcagtggTTGCAGTTTCATTATTCAACAGGGTACTGAACTTTTCTGTGTCAGGAAAGGGAGAAACAGTGACAGAAACTGTCATCATTTGCGTAAATTCATCTGTTGTTGCTTCCATCCTTGTTGTGAATGGAGAATTCTCAGCTGTTGTGGTCATTGTGGATGTTTCATTAAGATTATGGGAagttgttgtttctttctttgtcacagtagtttcaaatttttgtgttgtTTCAGACCCTGAAATAGGGGCTGTTGTCTCTGAAATTGTTCCATTTATCTTCGTTTGTGTGGTCTCAGAGGCACTCTCAGTAGAAGAAAAATTTAGTTCAACATTAGTCAAAGTAGATGTTCTATCTGTTGGTGGAATAACTGTCCCCCTTGATATTGAAGTTTCATTTCGGGCTAATGTGGACATAGGGATGGTTTTTACTAGTGTGGTGGTAAGTTTACATCCAGGCAGTTTGGTTACAGATGTGGTTTCAGAAACTGTGGAGAAATTAACAAACCATGGAGACAGGAATTTAGATAGAGTTGTATATCTGTCTGTAGTAACATCAACAGTAGCAATAGTACCAGTGGTTGTGGTAGACACACTCTTTGTGGCTGCTTCTGGTGGGATGATGATGTTAGTAGCTATTGAtgaatgttttatattaaaagtaCTGCCATGAAATGTTGATCTCAACAGGGTTTGGTTAGGCTTGGAAGTCCATGTGGCTGCATTAGTGGAAAAAAGATGGGGTTCTTTGGAATTTATTGATTTGGGACCAAAATCAGATGTCATGGATGTGTAAAATGATCTAGTGGAAAGCAAAGGAAGCATGTTGTCACTGCCTAGAGATGTATTGTGGGTATATTCTGACCCAGTGGTTGTAGGTAGATGCATAGTTTCAACCATTGTAGGTTTAAGTGTGACTCCAGGAGTCAAGGTTGTATGTGTTGTCTCAACATTAGTAACCGTCTGTGCACTCTGAGCTCTAGTAAAGGGAGAGGATTTCCTGAAAGAAAAGGACGTAGTAGAGATTTCTTTGGGTACAAAAGTAGATTTTATATCCTCTACTTCTGGTGAAGAGACCTTTTGGAAATTCACAGACGTTGATTCTGTTTCAGCTGTTCTTAGCTGAGATGTCATCTCAATGGTCCTAGTTGGGTGTGTCACTGAGCGGACTGCTACTGCTATTTCAGAATCTGATGTTGCCAATGTAGATGCTGTGTGATCTCTATGAAATACAGTAGACACTGGAGTGACTGCAGAGCTGAGCACAGACTCGGGTGGTAATGCTGATGCAGCCCCAATGTGAGTAGTTATAGCTGAAATCTTTTCCACCGTAGACCAAGGTTCAGTTCCAGTAGCTGTAGATGCCAGAAACTCCTGGCCAGCTGTGGAGATAGGGAGTGTTCTCATAtctgtgtatttttgtttatgcCAGGATGTTGTGGACATAGAAGTTGACTCAATCAATGAGAATAAAGGTGTGGTCTTTTTAATGTTTGACTGAGGTCTAGTCACTGAAGTTTTGGGTGCAAATGAATTCTTGGCATATCCAGTTGTGCATAAGAAATTTGTAGTTGTGGTTGAATAAAAGGTCTCACTGTCAGTGATTTTAGTCATTTTTGTTGTCCTTGTTAACTCAGATGGGGATTTAGTCATTTTCATGGAGTTGGTAGTACTTCCCTTCAAGGTACTCTTTTCAGGCAGGGTGATGACTTCTGAATTAGATAAGCTATCTGCAATAAATGTAGCTGTTTCAGTTATGAGTGTCTTTAAAGATGTTGGTGCAGTTatttttcccagaagtggtgatGCTGTATTGGGATATGACAAGGTTATATAATCAATTCCAAATACaaagatgcatttatttttaatatcttttaacaTAAGTACTCATGCTCAGTACAGGGTCTTAACTGTGGTCTGGGGCCACAGAGGGGagcagggaccatgtggtgctggagatcaaactcagggtatTCTACATGCAGTGTATGTGCTTTCACACTTAAGCTATCTCC contains these protein-coding regions:
- the ADGRG4 gene encoding adhesion G-protein coupled receptor G4; this translates as MADALSLKGKRLDFYGRADTYVTLTKTIPELCRFTACIDLVFMNDTPSDWMAFNYIINNTFPGQETIDLGLAGDQQKLILYNLGKIFYIHYHLTPLRWHRLCLIWDGVKGRLELFLNKERILVMMDEPQKLKSNGTLVLGHFLKNKDSPIKMVMRTYTSSLYYFQLWDHILDSEELMKCLGGNIVSWEEDVWLVNKIVPTADVKLRCYIKNKCIFVFGIDYITLSYPNTASPLLGKITAPTSLKTLITETATFIADSLSNSEVITLPEKSTLKGSTTNSMKMTKSPSELTRTTKMTKITDSETFYSTTTTNFLCTTGYAKNSFAPKTSVTRPQSNIKKTTPLFSLIESTSMSTTSWHKQKYTDMRTLPISTAGQEFLASTATGTEPWSTVEKISAITTHIGAASALPPESVLSSAVTPVSTVFHRDHTASTLATSDSEIAVAVRSVTHPTRTIEMTSQLRTAETESTSVNFQKVSSPEVEDIKSTFVPKEISTTSFSFRKSSPFTRAQSAQTVTNVETTHTTLTPGVTLKPTMVETMHLPTTTGSEYTHNTSLGSDNMLPLLSTRSFYTSMTSDFGPKSINSKEPHLFSTNAATWTSKPNQTLLRSTFHGSTFNIKHSSIATNIIIPPEAATKSVSTTTTGTIATVDVTTDRYTTLSKFLSPWFVNFSTVSETTSVTKLPGCKLTTTLVKTIPMSTLARNETSISRGTVIPPTDRTSTLTNVELNFSSTESASETTQTKINGTISETTAPISGSETTQKFETTVTKKETTTSHNLNETSTMTTTAENSPFTTRMEATTDEFTQMMTVSVTVSPFPDTEKFSTLLNNETATTEVRESWLSTKSVKTTLNSSHNGTEEIINSSQTFTTYWVSGSVPDENSTPSLTSTNTQTFSESLGDSTTRILGTSFATTDRMIMSSAVGVLPPQPTALRSSATPVSITRMSSLSANVSSVSSLKVSKVTVPEYSTLATAASTSLPSYVSTATVTATSVPPLAQTVSTTRKPTHRDSIPTISEATIISVRMTPTAIPSHTETPISSVTVRPVTSMATKPVTTLPSSSIDRVTPYTHTLPCSKFLTDISVVSVTHGTSTMSTPISSQPTSQVEETSTHAFSSPYTLSGGGDVSLVIDTTETSFVDNIMPSHTSANKFTASVGGHTSQLSIGPVSTPVPTLLVTSTTPLSSNKEQMTTILGNTPRTVTVTEIPTSKNPFISDSQNTSPLEITDAGFYKTTKISCNQTKSPSESPLVTLLEHILASSPTLGSTQSIPNSTSSNKVDIHSSEAASSLGKTVLSSQVPVTSTTLSPEKGSMSVLSGYTQSTDKMIASATSVTRPVLYSDSSFKDTTTSRTTLSHFLSPITQPDVTSIASPVFENAQTSSEFLSHSTAGLFSGNFTVMSTDRTTMTHPTRNVPTVFLGNTSMKTSIPIYQMSSSPVNVAAFTTKRVSDTSPILMTKSSKTTHPDCLKSLSTATSRPVSEMNPMSVNDSTFSPPAVSSDSSTTVGLFSTLLSSIAPRSTMTINPSTLDVMPVTSAGHTSKSTMISSAFSTSEMSEVSSRITATSFSSPTESVFPSPTDVPTISMTGIVTPFSSIMDSSLLSSKTTKVIPSVPKDTFSPLLSTTQQSSQGDKATIMGMLSGITNSLQSTLTSNRGTVLTNPCSRTTTPETVLSSTSSDDLYTSTNTQVYPFFTTFKSTHGPTKGVKTTTYFSSNTEKMTLSEKTTTAEFTKHATSISYPSWTPSSTDPVSLTSFHFSPNSTETELSSTKTSLPPTSQMAEFPDLGARSTSRNTQSLIMTSWNASTSKDSQFPISTSTHEPTLSKMETETSFLVPGFLSTHSSSQTISEDIISMSSISTSEIFPTLGMPENPSISSRSTPTTLPDIKHTFGEKTTTLMPGITVSSESIISKPTASPMLTWILSSFPSVSPLVSISKTPHITSSTIEVSKPTFLTSDMRPTQQFTKFTLQPFDTANTIFTKTSPTPIEDTIPTGFSTSFPTSVKITDNSIHISKSPEASFRTTRTVNSQTISQPSSFSQVSRSPLTPDHTLSVRYKPLTSATITSAWSRIPDASASSNSVLPSPAQDFLLNITTTTSNVTGVSFPLIATGATHLSTTVSSLLSSSFEMTWLDSTSSFLPTEASASLIAEESEVSFYNIEMSFSVFDGKPGILITSIAKEYAEKWLNSVFQDSEFALANLAVELKSRDSSEEEMNMDRIFLKQKDGQEMMTIPHISYSCVWRVIIKANSYLSSTKLITRIKSKIRNNLKQGNFTSHRLKLLVTSERILVEKLEPGKCKADKTASKYKGTYKWLLTNPTETAQTRCIKNEDANATRICSISIKTGKSQWEKPKFKQCRLLHGLPDKIVDLANITISDENADDVAEHILNLIKESPILDEEETKIIVSKVSDISHCNEISMNLTQMILQIINAALGKQNDSASDLHEVSNEILRIIERVGHKMEFSGRMANLTVANFALAVLRVDHIFEGMTFNIGSYEEGTDPEILLGNVPPGRVLASIHLPKSLRGRIPPNGLQTILFNFFGQTSLFQIKNVSKALTTYVVSASVSDTYIQNLADPVIITLQHIEGNTKYDQVQCAFWDFGSNNGQGGWNSSGCKVEETNINYTICHCNHLTHFGVLMDFSRSAVDTVNERILTLITYTGCGISSIFLGVVMVTYIAFRKLRKDHPSKILINLCTALLMLNLMFLVNSWLSSFQKVELCITVAVVLHYFLLASLTWMGLEAVHMYFALVKVFNIYIPNYILKFCLAGWGIPAIVVAIILGVNKDLYGTLSSATPFCWIKDNSAFYFSVVAYFCLIFLVNISMFGTVLLQLNSIKAQGHRKRQKMILHDFKGIMSLTFLLGLTWGFAFFAWGPVRNIFLYLFAVFNTLQGFLIFVFHCVMKESVREQWQIHLCCGWLRLDNSSDGGSRCALNAGFKQERLKKSFEHKLLTPSLKSTATSSTFKSLGSPQGSPSEISFPNGDFDEDPY